One window from the genome of Schistocerca piceifrons isolate TAMUIC-IGC-003096 chromosome 1, iqSchPice1.1, whole genome shotgun sequence encodes:
- the LOC124776966 gene encoding uncharacterized protein LOC124776966, with protein sequence MRDLPLVLRAAPGIADAAEAVAVAKYTMDPQRKRATWDADHLKRAVEAVAEGMPVRAASKTYWISRRTLRNHIRSGLTTKRLGRKTCLDEAQERNSVQNPFNEMKRLAGRKWLKLFLQRHPGIARRKAQHLNPGRAAKLNKIIVNDHFQKLKTVLSELELFDKPYLMNNMDEKGCRLALYKSPGVLAKKGVRRLHFVASEHGENVTIVSCGNAIGQVIPPMILFKGKRRKPEWGDYLPPGTAVEMTDKGSVNTATFIKWIHHFAKYKPAKICYFHI encoded by the exons ATGGATCCACAGAGAAAACGAGCTACATGGGATGCAGATCATTTAAAACGAGCTGTAGAAGCTGTTGCTGAAGGGATGCCTGTCAGAGCCGCTTCGAAAACATACTGGATTTCTCGACGTACGTTACGCAACCACATACGTTCTGGACTAACAACCAAACGTTTGGGACGAAAAACTTGTTTGGATGAAGCTCAGGAAAGA aatagtGTGCAGAATCCTTTtaatgagatgaagagattggctggACGCAAGTGGCTCAAGCTCTTCCTACAAAGACACCCAGGCATTGCAAGAAGGAAGGCACAACACTTGAATCCAGGAAGAGCTGCAAAGCTAAACAAGATTATTGTAAATGatcattttcagaaactgaaaacgGTCTTGTCTGAATTGGAGTTATTTGACAAACCCTACCTTATGAACAATATGGACGAAAAGGGATGTCGCCTCGCACTCTACAAGTCTCCTGGTGTTTTAGCCAAGAAAGGTGTGAGACGCTTGCactttgttgcctcagaacatgggGAAAATGTTACCATTGTCTCATGTGGGAATGCAATTGGACAGGTTATTCCTCCTATGATACTTTTCAAAGGAAAGCGACGCAAGCCAGAATGGGGAGACTATTTGCCACCTGGGACTGCAGTAGAAATGACAGATAAGGGCTCAGTGAATACTGCGACATTCATCAAATGGATACATCATTTTGCCAAATACAAGCCTGCAAAAATATGTTATTTTCATATTTGA